In Melanotaenia boesemani isolate fMelBoe1 chromosome 7, fMelBoe1.pri, whole genome shotgun sequence, a single window of DNA contains:
- the LOC121642663 gene encoding protocadherin gamma-A11-like yields MASNRSPVNLACVLMFLLFGMQLSYGDVSYSFPEEIKPGSVIGNIAKDLGLQVSRLGPRRARLFLGGNQMRYCEIKADTGQLVVADRIDREELCGTKVSCILKSELILEDPLESHLISLQIQDVNDNSPDFVKDTFKLEISESASKGSRYRINAARDADIGQNAVQNYILQKNDYFTLNILTNSVGTKYSELVLNKELDREDKGEVSLLLTAVDGGNPQRSGTAVIQIAVLDANDNAPVFTQAVYEASLPENSPLDTVVVTVSATDADEGENGKVTYEFSGISDDARKIFALNEDTGEIMIARNVDYEAKSKFEILIEGKDGYGLSTETKVVIDVTDVNDNPPVIHINSLTNPIPESVSPGTEVGIIHVQDADSGNNRQVHCSIHHGIPFKLIQSIKNYYSLVTTGHLDRELVSDYNITITATDEGSPPLSSSKTVQLSVADINDNPPVFGEQSYSAYVTENNKPGSTLCSITAQDPDWRQNGTVIYSLLPGEVNGAPASSYLSVNGDTGVIHAMRSFDYEQFRSFKVQVMARDNGSPPLSSNVTVNVFISDVNDNSPQILYPTTEGSSFMTELVPKAAHGGSLVSKVIAVDADSGQNAWLSYHIVKSTDPGLFSIGLHSGEIRTQRDISESDNMKQNLIVAVKDNGQPSLSATCSMYLLISDNLAEVPELKDISFNEKNSKLTSYLIIALVSVSTFFLTFIIIILGVRFCRRRKPRLLFDGAVAIPSAYLPPNYADVDGTGTLRSTYNYDAYLTTGSRTSDFKFVSSYNDTTLPADQTLKKSPSDFADTFGELDECTQV; encoded by the coding sequence ATGGCATCTAACAGGAGTCCAGTGAATCTGGCCTGCgttttgatgtttttgctttttggaATGCAGTTGTCATACGGCGATGTGAGCTATTCTTTCCCGGAGGAAATTAAACCTGGATCAGTGATTGGAAACATAGCCAAGGACCTGGGGCTTCAAGTAAGCAGACTTGGACCTCGTAGGGCTCGACTTTTTCTTGGAGGAAATCAAATGCGTTATTGTGAAATTAAAGCTGATACAGGACAGCTGGTGGTTGCTGATCGGATTGACCGAGAGGAGCTGTGCGGAACGAAGGTTTCGtgtattttaaaatctgaattaatACTTGAAGACCCACTCGAATCGCACCTCATATCTTTGCAAATTCAGGATGTGAATGACAATTCCCCCGATTTTGTTAAGGACACGTTCAAACTGGAAATAAGCGAATCTGCGTCCAAAGGTTCTCGCTATAGAATAAATGCTGCACGTGATGCAGACATCGGACAAAACGCTGTCCAGAActatattttacagaaaaacgaTTATTTTACTCTGAATATACTGACAAATTCAGTTGGTACAAAATACAGTGAgttagttttaaataaagaattggATCGCGAAGACAAGGGAGAGGTTTCTTTGCTACTTACAGCCGTCGATGGTGGGAATCCTCAAAGATCAGGTACTGCAGTCATACAAATAGCTGTACTTGATGCCAATGATAATGCCCCAGTGTTCACTCAGGCTGTCTACGAGGCATCGCTGCCTGAAAATTCTCCTTTGGACACCGTGGTAGTTACTGTGAGTGCCACTGATGCAGATGAAGGGGAGAATGGTAAAGTAACATATGAATTCAGTGGAATAAGTGACGATGCAAGAAAGATATTCGCTTTAAACGAGGATACTGGAGAAATTATGATAGCTAGAAATGTTGACTATGAAGCTAAATCAAAATTCGAAATACTTATTGAGGGAAAGGATGGCTATGGCCTTTCCACCGAGACTAAAGTGGTTATAGATGTAACTGACGTAAATGACAATCCCCCTGTTATACACATTAATTCGTTAACAAACCCCATCCCTGAGAGCGTGTCACCTGGTACAGAGGTGGGCATTATTCATGTGCAGGATGCAGACTCGGGGAATAATCGACAGGTCCATTGCTCTATTCATCACGGTATTCCTTTTAAGTTGATTCAATCGATTAAAAATTATTACTCTCTAGTGACCACAGGACACTTGGACCGTGAACTAGTCTCTGATTACAACATAACAATCACTGCCACTGACGAGGGCTCTCCACCTCTGTCCTCCTCTAAAACTGTTCAGTTATCTGTAGCCGACATCAACGACAACCCACCTGTTTTTGGGGAACAGTCCTACAGCGCATATgtgacagaaaataataaacctGGTTCCACTTTATGTTCCATTACTGCTCAAGACCCTGACTGGAGACAGAACGGTACTGTGATTTACTCTCTGTTACCTGGTGAGGTGAATGGAGCCCCGGCGTCCTCCTATCTGTCTGTTAACGGAGACACGGGGGTGATCCACGCTATGAGATCGTTTGATTATGAACAGTTCAGGAGCTTTAAAGTCCAAGTGATGGCCAGAGACAACGGTTCTCCTCCACTCAGCAGTAACGTGACCGTCAATGTTTTCATATCTGATGTGAATGACAACTCTCCTCAGATATTGTACCCCACCACGGAGGGCAGCTCATTTATGACCGAGCTGGTCCCAAAAGCTGCACACGGAGGCTCTCTGGTGTCCAAAGTGATAGCAGTGGACGCAGACTCCGGACAGAACGCCTGGCTGTCATATCACATAGTAAAATCCACTGATCCTGGACTCTTCAGTATTGGTCTCCACAGCGGAGAGATCAGGACACAGCGGGACATTTCAGAATCTGACAACATGAAACAGAACCTTATTGTGGCAGTGAAAGATAACGGACAGCCCTCTCTGTCTGCCACCTGTTCtatgtatttacttatttctgACAACTTGGCTGAGGTGCCAGAACTGAAGGACATCTCTTTTAATGAGAAGAATTCCAAACTGACCTCTTACTTGATAATCGCGCTGGTGTCTGTATCCACATTTTTTCtgaccttcatcatcatcatcctgggTGTGAGGTTTTGTCGCAGGAGAAAACCCAGACTGTTGTTTGATGGAGCAGTTGCCATCCCCAGCGCTTATCTTCCTCCTAACTACGCAGATGTTGACGGCACAGGAACTTTACGCAGCACTTACAATTATGACGCCTACCTGACAACAGGATCTAGAACCAGTGATTTTAAGTTTGTTTCATCTTATAATGACACCACGCTGCCTGCTGACCAGACCCTGAAGAAAAGCCCATCAGATTTTGCTGATACATTTGGAGAACTGGACGAGTGTACACAGGTATGA